DNA sequence from the Bradyrhizobium diazoefficiens genome:
CCGACTGCTTCGTCGATGACGCCCGCCTGGTCGTGCTCAACGCGCGAGACGCCGCCGACAAGGGCGCCGAGATCCGCACCCGCACCCGCGCCACCGAGATCCGCCAGTCCGATGGGATCTGGACTGTCGGCATGGTCGACACGCTGACCGGCGCGCGCTCGACCATCCAGGCCCGCGCGCTGGTCAATGCCGGCGGCCCCTGGGTCGAGGACGTGCTCGGTCGCGGTGCCGGCGTCAACGCCAAGGCAAAAGTGCGCCTGGTGCAAGGCTCGCACATCGTGGTCAAGAAGCTCTACGAGCACGACCGCGCCTACATGTTCCAGAACGCCGACGGCCGCATCATCTTCGTCATTCCCTATCAGGACGACTTCACGCTGATCGGCACCACCGACCGCGACTATGACGGCGATCCCGCCAAGGTGAAGGCCACAGTGGAGGAGATCCAATATCTCTGCGCGGCCGCAAGCGAATATCTCGCCAAACCGGTGACATCAGAGGACGTAGTCTGGACCTATTCCGGCGTGCGCCCGCTCTATGACGACGGCGCCAGCGAAGCCAAGGCCGCGACGCGCGATTACGTATTCGAGCTCGACATGCCTGGCGGTTCGCCGCTGCTGTCGATCTATGGCGGCAAGATCACGACCTATCGCCGCCTCGCCGAAGAAGCGCTGGAGCGGCTCGCGCCCTATCTACGCAGTGCGAAAGCGCGCGAAGGCTGGACCGGCAAATGGCCGCTGCCCGGCGGCGACATGGATGTGTCGGCCGTCGATGGTCTGATCGGCGAGCTCCAGCGCGGCTATCCCTTCCTCAGCCATGAGCATGCCCGGCGTCTCGCGCGCGCCTATGGCACCCGCGCCATCAAATTGCTCGGCGACGCCAAATCGGCCGCCGATCTCGGTCGGGCTTTTGGCGCAAGCCTGACCGAACGCGAGGTTCGCTACCTGATGACCAATGAATGGGCGGTGACCGCCGAGGATATTGTCTGGCGCCGCTCCAAGCTCGGTCTGCGACTATCTGCCGACGAAATTGCCGCTCTGGACGACTGGATCAGGACCCACGCCGTGTCGCAAAGTCCACTGCTGGAAGCAGGAGGACGCTCATGAGCGTGACACTCGATCACGTGACCCGGACCGTCGACGGGGTCCCACACATTCGCGACGTCTCGCTGACGCTGGAGAGCGGCACGCTCAACGTGCTGCTCGGGCCGACGCTGTCGGGCAAGACCTCGATCATGCGGCTGCTCGCCGGCCTGGACAAGCCGACCACGGGCAAGGTGCTGGTTGGCGGCAAGGACGTCACCGGCGTGGACGTGCGCCAGCGTTCGGTTGCCATGGTCTATCAGCAGTTCATCAACTACCCCTCGCTCACGGTCTATGAGAACATTGCCTCGCCCTTGCGCGTGCAGGGCAAGCCGCGGCAGGAGATCGAGGCGCGCGTGGCGGAAGCGGCGCGCCTGCTGCGGCTCGA
Encoded proteins:
- the glpD gene encoding glycerol-3-phosphate dehydrogenase gives rise to the protein MERIFDLAIIGGGVNGCGIARDAVGRGNTVFLCEMNDLASGTSSWSTKLVHGGLRYLEYYEFRLVREALIEREILWGIAPHIIRPLRFVLPHHAGLRPAWLLRLGLFLYDHIGGRHLLPATRSVNLRRDEVGRPLIPNRYARAFEYSDCFVDDARLVVLNARDAADKGAEIRTRTRATEIRQSDGIWTVGMVDTLTGARSTIQARALVNAGGPWVEDVLGRGAGVNAKAKVRLVQGSHIVVKKLYEHDRAYMFQNADGRIIFVIPYQDDFTLIGTTDRDYDGDPAKVKATVEEIQYLCAAASEYLAKPVTSEDVVWTYSGVRPLYDDGASEAKAATRDYVFELDMPGGSPLLSIYGGKITTYRRLAEEALERLAPYLRSAKAREGWTGKWPLPGGDMDVSAVDGLIGELQRGYPFLSHEHARRLARAYGTRAIKLLGDAKSAADLGRAFGASLTEREVRYLMTNEWAVTAEDIVWRRSKLGLRLSADEIAALDDWIRTHAVSQSPLLEAGGRS